A single window of Halobacillus naozhouensis DNA harbors:
- a CDS encoding NUDIX hydrolase yields MDAKMILDRVQQHTPTILGSRNFAKFAILLPLVQKDNETHVLFEVRSRQLRRQPGDICFPGGRIDRQDTSEEAAALRETSEELGIDEADISDIFPLDYMVSPFGMIVYPYTGFIHDPESIKLNLAEVEDYFTVPLSFFMETKPQIHKVDFEAKPEDDFPFDLIVGGEDYDWRTRQIDEYFYIYEDKVIWGLTGKILAHFVEMVR; encoded by the coding sequence ATGGATGCAAAAATGATCCTAGACAGAGTACAACAACATACCCCTACTATTCTTGGCAGTCGAAATTTTGCTAAGTTTGCTATTTTATTACCCTTGGTTCAAAAAGATAACGAAACGCATGTGCTGTTTGAAGTTCGTTCCAGGCAGCTTCGCAGACAGCCAGGAGATATTTGTTTCCCAGGAGGAAGAATTGACCGGCAGGATACCTCCGAGGAAGCCGCTGCCCTAAGGGAGACGAGTGAAGAATTAGGAATCGATGAAGCGGATATTTCAGATATTTTTCCATTGGACTACATGGTTTCCCCGTTTGGGATGATCGTCTATCCTTATACAGGGTTTATTCATGACCCTGAATCGATTAAGTTGAACCTGGCGGAAGTGGAAGACTACTTCACAGTTCCTCTTTCATTCTTTATGGAGACCAAGCCGCAAATTCACAAGGTGGACTTTGAGGCGAAACCGGAGGATGACTTCCCGTTTGACCTCATTGTCGGCGGAGAGGATTACGATTGGCGTACAAGGCAAATCGATGAGTATTTCTATATTTATGAAGATAAAGTGATTTGGGGGCTGACCGGAAAAATTCTTGCCCATTTTGTGGAGATGGTGCGGTAA